The proteins below come from a single Cytophagales bacterium genomic window:
- a CDS encoding BamA/TamA family outer membrane protein, translating into MKKLIFIISPFLCSQVLLAQIPFANPSAIDIDYSNPQEYEIGGITVSGIQFHDQNVLISLTGLKVGDIITIPGEEISKAIRNLWDQGILGDVAVSVTKIEGNYLFLEFQLKERPRLSKFSFSGVNKSQADEIRESIRLIKGRVVTDALVKNTQTSVKKYFVEKGFLNIEVKIVQVKDTLIPNSIILKINVDKKQKVKINEIIIHGNEKLSIAKIKRALKETKEKGIFKPFYRLDSFMLTRVKHLFKPDSTTFLVELNHYLKERTKLRVFKSAKFLKTSYEEDKRNIIEKYNVHGYRDVTIAFDTIYPVNDQLINIEITMDEGRKYYFRSITWTGNYIHDDKYLQAILGIKKGDEYNLEMLNKKLNYNPSGLDVSSLYLDNGYLFFNVQPVEVLIEDDSIDVEMRIYEGPQAIINKVTVTGNTRTNDHVILREIRTLPGQKFSRSDLIRSQREIAQLGYFNPETIGINPIPNPQDGTVDIEYIVEEKPSDQIQLSGGWGGYLGFTGTLALIFNNFSVKKIPKPREWGGILPGGDGQRLSISAQANGKRFQVYSISFTEPWLGGRKPNSFTVSLSRSIQRSLVTENGKLVQKGFFKVSSATLHLGRRLTVPDDYFTLSHSLSYTLYDFLNPPIFNSLGSDTGTSNKIALVNTLSRNSIDNPTYPRRGSSISLSFTATPPFSLFYDINELPTEKRFKWIEYHKWMFDYRTYLKLAGNLVLNIRSHFGFIGSYNNELGIGPFERFMMGGDGLSGFDWILGTDIVGLRGYPNNSLPGDRGNGGGVVFDKFVFELRYPVSLNPMATLYVLAFVEGGNNWGSYDDYNPFDIYRSAGIGARIFMPAFGLIGFDYGWGFDDIPGVPRAEKGEFHFTIGQQIR; encoded by the coding sequence ATGAAAAAACTCATATTTATTATTTCTCCTTTTCTCTGTTCTCAGGTATTGTTGGCTCAGATACCGTTTGCAAACCCTTCTGCCATTGATATCGATTATTCAAATCCTCAGGAGTATGAAATAGGAGGTATTACAGTCAGTGGCATTCAATTCCATGATCAGAACGTTTTGATATCTCTGACAGGTCTCAAAGTTGGAGACATTATCACGATCCCCGGTGAAGAAATAAGTAAAGCCATCCGGAACTTGTGGGACCAGGGCATTCTTGGTGATGTTGCCGTATCAGTTACAAAAATTGAAGGCAATTACCTGTTCCTTGAATTTCAACTCAAAGAAAGGCCACGCTTGTCCAAATTCTCTTTTTCCGGTGTTAATAAGTCACAGGCTGATGAAATAAGAGAGAGTATACGACTGATCAAGGGACGTGTTGTTACAGATGCACTTGTTAAAAACACACAAACTTCTGTTAAAAAATACTTTGTGGAAAAGGGATTTTTAAATATTGAAGTAAAAATAGTGCAAGTGAAAGATACGCTTATACCCAATAGTATTATTCTGAAAATAAATGTAGATAAAAAACAAAAAGTAAAGATCAATGAAATAATCATCCATGGCAATGAAAAACTTTCTATTGCAAAGATAAAACGGGCGCTTAAAGAAACGAAAGAAAAAGGAATATTCAAGCCATTTTACAGGTTAGATTCATTTATGTTAACTCGTGTTAAGCATCTGTTTAAACCTGATTCTACCACTTTTTTAGTTGAGCTTAACCATTATTTGAAAGAAAGAACAAAATTAAGGGTGTTTAAATCCGCAAAATTTCTCAAAACTTCCTATGAAGAAGATAAAAGAAACATCATTGAAAAATACAATGTACATGGATACCGTGATGTAACGATCGCCTTTGATACTATTTATCCTGTAAATGATCAATTAATAAATATTGAAATAACCATGGATGAGGGCAGGAAATATTATTTCCGAAGTATTACCTGGACAGGCAATTATATCCATGATGATAAGTACCTGCAGGCAATCCTGGGTATCAAAAAAGGAGATGAATATAACCTGGAAATGCTCAATAAAAAGCTAAATTACAACCCCTCCGGATTGGATGTAAGCTCCCTTTATCTTGACAATGGATACCTCTTCTTTAATGTACAGCCGGTAGAAGTGCTTATCGAAGATGACTCTATTGATGTAGAAATGCGGATCTATGAAGGGCCTCAGGCTATCATTAATAAAGTTACCGTTACAGGTAATACCAGGACTAACGACCATGTTATTCTCCGGGAGATCAGGACGCTGCCCGGACAAAAGTTCAGCCGTTCAGACCTAATCAGGTCTCAAAGAGAGATTGCACAATTGGGCTATTTTAACCCGGAAACAATAGGCATCAATCCAATACCAAACCCCCAGGACGGTACCGTAGATATAGAATACATCGTAGAAGAAAAACCGAGCGACCAGATCCAGCTTTCTGGCGGCTGGGGAGGATATTTGGGCTTTACCGGCACCTTAGCGTTGATCTTTAATAATTTTTCTGTAAAAAAAATACCCAAACCCAGGGAATGGGGCGGTATTTTACCCGGTGGTGACGGCCAGAGGCTTTCAATAAGCGCCCAGGCAAACGGGAAAAGATTCCAGGTTTATTCTATTTCATTCACTGAACCATGGCTGGGAGGGAGAAAACCAAACTCATTTACTGTGAGCCTTAGCCGTTCAATCCAAAGGAGTTTAGTGACGGAAAATGGAAAATTGGTACAAAAGGGATTTTTTAAAGTTTCCAGTGCAACACTTCACCTCGGAAGAAGACTCACCGTTCCTGATGATTATTTTACCCTGAGCCACTCACTCTCATATACATTATATGACTTTCTGAACCCGCCTATTTTTAATTCATTAGGAAGTGATACGGGAACCTCTAATAAAATTGCCTTAGTAAATACTTTATCAAGAAATAGTATTGATAATCCCACTTACCCGAGAAGAGGATCTTCAATCTCTTTGAGCTTCACTGCCACACCACCTTTTTCTCTATTTTATGATATAAACGAACTACCTACTGAAAAAAGATTCAAATGGATAGAATATCACAAATGGATGTTTGACTATAGAACTTATTTAAAATTGGCAGGAAATTTGGTATTGAACATCAGGTCGCATTTTGGATTTATTGGTTCCTATAATAATGAGCTGGGTATTGGTCCCTTTGAACGATTCATGATGGGTGGTGATGGTTTATCAGGATTTGATTGGATATTAGGAACCGACATAGTCGGTTTAAGGGGTTATCCCAATAATTCTCTTCCCGGTGATAGAGGAAATGGCGGTGGCGTGGTTTTTGATAAATTTGTTTTTGAATTGCGCTACCCTGTTTCGCTAAATCCTATGGCTACCCTGTATGTATTAGCGTTTGTTGAAGGAGGAAACAACTGGGGAAGCTATGACGACTACAACCCGTTTGATATATACCGCTCTGCCGGAATAGGCGCAAGAATATTTATGCCTGCATTCGGGCTGATCGGTTTTGATTATGGCTGGGGATTTGACGATATTCCGGGAGTGCCAAGAGCTGAGAAAGGAGAGTTTCATTTTACGATTGGGCAGCAGATACGGTAA